A window of the Oryza brachyantha chromosome 5, ObraRS2, whole genome shotgun sequence genome harbors these coding sequences:
- the LOC102715389 gene encoding nucleolar MIF4G domain-containing protein 1 has product MAGKEEKKSRKEKRKEARSEKQKLRFLSWVQHQGGKNKKPVVTSVVSSPTPVEEKKPEKEPSIVKKRRRRDPESKPKSKSKFQEYLEMERGGAVSREEDLETERRLAKKLKVKKGKLGGPDDGMDSLFADLGFEGDFGSDDEAKEFEWNTVDHTKVDKKKEKKKKKKVTNDSIEELHDEGVGEENDEAVQESENEEPNVVELPTASKEKYVPPSLRATSNLESEEISQMRRRVRGLLNRLSESNVESITQEIAAIFRSIPRNTGCQVIGDEVLASCSRGPRGNEQYAAVFASFVAGMACLVGNDFSAKIIASLAKSFEDEYSKEDGLSLRNLTLLLCYLCIFDVISSDLIYDLLSVLSKRLTELDVSTVLTILQCCGMKLRGDDPGAMKDFVLSIQNSVNQLKQKARPTGQDIGQAEMHSKRMEFMLETICDIKNNKKRPKEDPSHHTRIKKWLQKMKAEDVLLRGLKWNKLLDPDKKGQWWLSGDVSSTVGNIEEVAAAISKQVVEAQKLVQLAAAQRMNTDIRRAIFCIIMSAEDYVDAFEKLLRLDLSGKQDREIIRVIVDCCLQEKVFNKYYTVLASKLCSHDKNHKFSLQYCLWDHFKELDTMELNRSMNLAKLVAEMLANFSLSLATLKVVKNLAVEVIPKRIMHFRMLFETLLQKDDALVWNVFTRIAGIPELEILRDGIVLFIKQHVIAKDTGKDLTSKFKIAKKALDNTAGVLM; this is encoded by the exons ATGGCCG GGAAAGAGGAGAAGAAGTCGCGCAAGGAGAAGCGAAAAGAAGCGAGATCAGAGAAGCAAAAATTGCGCTTTCTTTCATGGGTTCAGCATCAG GGTGGCAAAAATAAGAAGCCGGTAGTGACATCTGTAGTATCAAGTCCAACTCCAGTAGAGGAAAAGAAACCAGAGAAAGAACCTAGCATCgtgaagaagaggaggaggagggatcCAGAGTCTAAGCCCAAATCCAAGTCCAAATTCCAGGAATATCTTGAGATGGAGAGAGGCGGAGCTGTGAGCAGAGAGGAGGATTTGGAGACAGAGAGGAGGCTAGCGAAGAAACTCAAGGTGAAGAAAGGAAAGTTGGGTGGTCCAGATGATGGTATGGACAGCCTTTTTGCAGACCTTGGATTTGAGGGTGACTTTGGTTCAGATGATGAAGCAAAAGAGTTTGAGTGGAATACGGTAGATCATACTAAAGTagacaagaaaaaagagaagaagaaaaagaagaaagtgaCGAATGATTCTATTGAGGAACTACATGATGAGGGTGTGGGTGAAGAGAATGATGAAGCAGTTCAGGAATCTGAGAATGAAGAACCTAATGTGGTTGAACTACCTACGGCGTCAAAGGAGAAGTATGTACCTCCAAGTCTGCGTGCTACTTCCAATTTGGAATCAGAAGAGATCTCTCAGATGCGCCGGAGAGTGAGAG GATTACTGAACAGACTCTCAGAGTCAAATGTGGAGTCCATTACTCAGGAAATCGCTGCGATATTTCGT TCAATTCCAAGAAATACTGGGTGCCAAGTAATCGGTGATGAAGTTTTGGCAAGTTGTTCACGAGGACCTCGTGGAAATGAACA GTATGCTGCTGTATTTGCATCATTTGTTGCAGGTATGGCATGCCTGGTTGGCAATGACTTCAGTGCCAAGATCATTGCCTCTCTTGCAAAGTCATTTGAG GACGAGTACTCAAAAGAAGATGGTCTATCTCTGAGAAATCTTACCTTGCTGCTCTGCTATTTGTGCATATTTGATGTCATTTCAAG TGATCTTATATATGATCTGCTATCAGTGCTGAGCAAACGCCTGACAGAGCTGGATGTCTCGACTGTATTGACCATTCTACAGT GCTGTGGAATGAAGCTCCGGGGAGATGACCCAGGTGCAATGAAAGATTTTGTTCTCAGTATTCAGAACTCTGTAAACCAGTTGAAACAGAAAGCACGCCCAACTGGTCAAGATATTGGACAAGCAGAGATGCATAGCAAAAGA ATGGAATTTATGCTTGAGACAATATGTGACATtaagaacaacaaaaaaagGCCCAAAGAGGATCCTTCGCACCACACTCGTATAAAAAAGTGGCTTCAAAAG ATGAAGGCAGAAGATGTCCTCTTGCGTGGGCTTAAGTGGAATAAGCTTTTGGATCCTGATAAGAAAGGGCAGTGGTGGTTGTCTGGGGATGTTTCATCCACTGTAGGCAATATTGAAGAAGTTGCAGCAGCTATAAGCAAGCAGGTTGTTGAAGCACAAAAACTGGTTCAGCTTGCAGCTGCTCAGCGGATGAACACTGACATACGAAGAGCAATTTTCTGCATTATAATGAGTGCTGAGGACTATGTGGATGCTTTTGAGAAGCTCTTGAGGTTAGACCTTTCTGGGAAACAG GATCGAGAAATCATAAGGGTCATTGTTGACTGTTGTCTGCAAGAAAAGGTGTTCAATAAGTATTACACGGTCCTTGCCTCGAAGCTATGCAGCCATGATAAAAATCACAAGTTCAGTTTACAG TACTGCCTCTGGGATCATTTTAAGGAGTTAGATACGATGGAGTTGAATCGATCCATGAATCTTGCAAAACTAGTTGCAGAGATGTTGGCAAATTTTTCACTCTCGCTTGCAACCCTGAAGGTTGTCAAAAACCTGGCGGTGGAGGTGATACCAAAAAGGATCATGCATTTCCGAATGCTGTTTGAGACCTTACTACAAAAGGATGATGCACTGGTGTGGAACGTCTTTACCCGCATCGCTGGAATTCCAGAGCTCGAAATTTTGAGAGACGGCATTGTGCTGTTCATCAAACAGCATGTTATTGCTAAGGACACTGGTAAGGACTTGACTAGCAAATTCAAGATTGCAAAGAAAGCACTTGATAATACTGCTGGAGTTttgatgtaa
- the LOC102715661 gene encoding probable calcium-binding protein CML22, whose amino-acid sequence MGCVESKLVAPIKYRRIQKDLDKKVAEALKERTKAKKKTFRSVNSITMGLPRFKEGLNNIRDVFDQYDEDSNGTIDNDELRNCLNELHVQLSEEEVDNIHRYCDIDNRKGIQFQEFAVFLCLMYLLFGSDVTRRISEFESARLNYVFDELIDAYLFFDKDGNGKMNRKDVTERMNEATHQERTPSHITTQLFKEMDLNRNGNVNLKEFLFSIIRWAGVESDEERNETSP is encoded by the exons ATGGGATGTGTAGAATCCAAGCTGGTTGCTCCCATCAAGTACAGGCGAATTCAGAAGGATCTTGACAAGAAAGTGGCTGAGGCGCTCAAGGAGAGGACCAAGGCGAAGAAGAAGACCTTCAGGTCAGTGAACAGCATCACCATGGGCCTCCCTCGCTTCAAGGAAGGTCTCAACAACATAAGGGACGTCTTCGACCAGTATG ACGAGGACTCAAATGGGACGATTGACAATGATGAGCTGAGGAATTGCCTGAACGAGCTCCACGTCCAGttgtcggaggaggaggtcgacaATATTCATCGCTACTGCGATATCGACAACAGGAAGGGGATTCAGTTCCAGGAGTTCGCCGTCTTCCTCTGCCTCATGTACCTTCTTTTCGGTTCAGATGTTACACGCCGT ATTTCAGAGTTCGAATCCGCGAGGCTCAACTACGTTTTCGATGAGCTCATCGATGCTTACCTGTTCTTCGACAAGGATGGAAATGGCAAGATGAACAGGAAAGATGTCACCGAGAGGATGAATGAGGCAACTCATCAGGAGAGGACCCCCAGTCACATAACAACACAACTATTCA AAGAGATGGACCTGAACAGGAATGGCAATGTGAACCTTAAAGAATTCCTCTTCTCCATTATCAGATGGGCAGGAGTTGAGTCAGATGAAGAAAGAAATGAGACATCTCCCTAG
- the LOC102715939 gene encoding T-complex protein 1 subunit zeta 1 has translation MSLRVLNPNAEVLNKSAALHMNINAAKGLQDVLKTNLGPKGTIKMLVGGAGDIKLTKDGNTLLKEMQIQNPTAIMIARTAVAQDDTSGDGTTSTVLFIGELMKQSERCIDEGTHPRFLVDGFDVAKRATLEFLEKFKTPVVMGDEPDREILKMIARTTLRTKLYEGLADQLTDIVVNAVLCIRKPDEPIDLFMVEIMHMRHKFDVDTRLVEGLVLDHGSRHPDMKRRAENCYILTCNVSLEYEKSEINAGFFYSNAEQREKMVAAERRQVDERVKRIIELKNKVCAGSDKNFVVINQKGIDPPSLDLLARAGIIALRRAKRRNMERLVLACGGEAVNSVDDLTEDCLGWAGLVYEHTLGEEKYTFVENVKNPRSCTILIKGPNDHTIAQIKDAVRDGLRSVKNTVEDEAVVLGAGAFEVAAKKHLIDNVKKTVKGRAQLGVEAFAEALLVIPKTLAENSGLDTQDVIVSLQNEHDRGLVVGLNHHSGEPIDPQMEGIFDNYSVKRQIINSGPIIASQLLLVDEVIRAGRNMRKPT, from the exons ATGTCGCTCCGCGTGCTGAACCCGAACGCGGAGGTGCTCAACAAGTCGGCGGCGCTGCACATGAACATCAACGCCGCTAAGGGCCTCCAGGACGTGCTCAAGACCAACCTCGGCCCCAAGGGCACCATCAAGAT GCTTGTCGGTGGTGCTGGTGACATCAAGCTGACCAAGGATGGGAACACCCTCTTGAAGGAAATG CAAATCCAGAACCCAACAGCAATCATGATTGCAAGGACCGCGGTTGCACAGGACGATACAAGCGGTGATGGCACAACCTCCACTGTGCTTTTTATTGGGGAGCTAATGAAGCAATCTGAGCGGTGTATTGATGAAG GCACTCATCCACGCTTTTTGGTTGATGGCTTTGATGTTGCAAAGAGAGCAACTCTTGAATTTCTCGAGAAATTCAAGACACCAGTTGTCATGGGCGATGAACCTGACAGAGAGATCTTGAAAATGATAGCGAGAACTACTCTAAGGACAAAG CTGTACGAAGGATTGGCTGATCAGCTGACTGATATTGTTGTGAATGCG GTTCTATGCATCCGCAAGCCTGATGAACCAATTGATCTTTTTATGGTTGAAATAATGCATATGCGCCACAAATTTGATGTCGACACACGTctg GTGGAGGGTCTGGTCTTGGACCATGGTTCTCGTCACCCTGATATGAAACGCAGGGCAGAGAACTGTTATATCTTGACCTGCAATGTCTCACTGGAATATGAGAAAAG TGAAATAAATGCAGGTTTTTTCTACTCGAATGCAGaacaaagagaaaagatggTTGCTGCAGAAAGGCGCCAAGTTGATGAGCGTGTGAAGAGGATTATTGAATTGAAAAATAAG GTTTGTGCTGGAAGTGATAAAAATTTCGTGGTGATCAATCAGAAGGGCATTGACCCTCCATCCCTGGATCTCCTAGCTAGAGCAGGG ATTATTGCTCTCCGAAGAGCTAAGAGGAGAAACATGGAGAGGCTTGTGCTAGCATGCGGGGGTGAAGCTGTCAATTCTGTTGATGATTTGACGGAAGATTGTCTTGGCTGGGCCGGGCTTGTCTATGAGCATACTCTCGGTGAAGAAAAGTACACCTTTGTTGAGAATGTGAAAAATCCTCGCTCTTGCACTATATTGATTAAAG GGCCTAATGACCACACCATTGCGCAAATTAAGGATGCTGTTCGTGATGGTCTAAGATCTGTTAAGAATACAGTTGAGGATGAAGCAGTCGTGCTG GGAGCAGGAGCATTTGAGGTTGCTGCAAAGAAACACCTTATTGACAACGTGAAGAAAACTGTTAAAGGA CGAGCACAACTTGGGGTGGAAGCATTTGCTGAAGCTCTTCTTGTCATACCCAAAACACTAGCAGAAAATTCAGGTCTGGATACCCAAGATGTTATTGTCTCTCTCCAG AACGAGCATGATCGTGGATTGGTCGTGGGATTGAACCATCACTCCGGTGAACCAATTGACCCCCAAATGGAGGGCATCTTCGACAATTACTCCGTGAAACGCCAGATCATTAATTCGGG GCCCATCATCGCGTCACAGTTGTTACTTGTGGATGAAGTGATCAGGGCTGGGCGCAACATGAGGAAACCAACCTAA